One region of Quercus lobata isolate SW786 chromosome 2, ValleyOak3.0 Primary Assembly, whole genome shotgun sequence genomic DNA includes:
- the LOC115977802 gene encoding uncharacterized protein LOC115977802 codes for MALCDAVVGNLATIYVAVIAGIKACGLVGGRSFGAGFVLIVSTAVVGLILIGTLTWDLSRKATYAVSKEHAHEMCKGGICWHGVAVKSPASQVRFRLPQQIPYGTL; via the coding sequence ATGGCGTTATGTGACGCTGTGGTGGGGAACTTGGCGACGATCTACGTGGCGGTGATAGCTGGGATCAAGGCTTGTGGATTGGTCGGTGGGCGAAGCTTTGGCGCTGGGTTTGTGCTGATTGTGTCCACCGCTGTGGTGGGCCTCATCTTGATCGGCACGTTGACGTGGGACTTGTCTCGCAAGGCCACGTATGCGGTTTCCAAAGAACACGCCCACGAGATGTGCAAAGGCGGTATTTGCTGGCACGGCGTTGCGGTCAAGTCTCCGGCTTCTCAGGTCCGGTTTAGGCTTCCACAGCAAATTCCTTATGGCActttgta